The Toxotes jaculatrix isolate fToxJac2 chromosome 6, fToxJac2.pri, whole genome shotgun sequence genomic interval TGACCCTCCTGCAGGTGTGCTGATGCGTTCTGATGACACGTTACAGGTGTGAGCTTCACACAGACTGTGGACCTCCTCTATCTGAGGGTTCACTGGCCCCAGTTTAACCTGTTTGAAAGTCTCCATAAGTGCTGTGAGTCCTGATCAGCTGAAGGTTCAGATCAGTTCATGATGACACCACTTGGCGCCATTTACACCTGTTTCCTGTACAAACATAAAAACTCTGTCTGAGCCCGAACATCCTCCTCTCTACGACCAGTTAACAGCCAAGCGTTCAGACGTTTAGGATGACGAGGCGGCATTCCCCGAGGACGCCACCATGGTCTCCCTCGGTGAGtactccacctcctccttgtTGGGGTGGGAGGAGTTATCTGACTTGCTGCGGCTGAACTCTGCGCCCACAATGGGCCCGGTGAACTTGCCCCTGGGCCGGATGCAGGCCGTGCAGCACAGCAGCGTCTTGAGGAATGCGCGGCGCATCTCATTACTGGTCAGGGTGTAGATGAGCGGGTTCATGGCTGAGTTGAGGACAGCAAGTGCAAGGAACCACTCTGCCTTATAGAGGATGGGGCAGCTCAGCGTCTCACAGGCCACgtccagcagcaggaggatgaACAACGGCGCCCAGCAGGCGATAAAGCAGCTCAAGACGATGATGACAGTCTTCAGCAGTGCCAGTGACTTCTCTGAGCTCTTGCTGTTGGTGCCGGCGTTGCTGCGCCCGTTGGATACTTTGCGGAAGACGAGTTTGCGGCTGCGAGTGCGCACCAGTACGTAGATCCGAGCATAGAGCACCACAATGGCCATGAGGATTATGCTGAAGACGGTGGTGCAGAACAGGATGTAGGTCTTGTGGTAGAGTGGCAGCACGGTGGAGCACTGTGTCATGCTCTGGATGCAGTTCCAGCCCATCACCGGCAGGCCGCCCAGCACCGCCGCGATCATCCACACGGTGCTGATGAGCAGAAAGACGCGAAAGGTGTTGCCATTGTTGTGCAGCTTCATCTTCAGCATGGTGAGGTGGCGCTCAATGGCGATGGCCAGCAGGCTGAAGACTGAAGCTGCCAGCGCCACAAACATACTGCCCTCCCTGAAGAACCACTGTGTGGGTGTCAGCTTGTAGGTGTTTGCGCCTGACAGCAGGATGTTGGCGGTGTAGACAACACCTGCCAGCAGGTCGGACAGCGCCAGGTTCCCAATGAAATAGTACATGGGCTTGTGGAACTTCTTGGTCCTCCAGATGGTGGTCAGGACCAGGATGTTCTCCAGAATGATGAAGCAACACACGATGATGAAGACTACCGAGTCAGCCTTCAGACCTGAGTCCTGCTCTGTCTTCCGGAACTTGCCGGTGTAGTTGTAGTGTTTGGCGATCAGGTCGGAGTAGCTGGGCTCAGCCAtggcctgcagctgcagcaggagtccagcagggggcgccgAGTCCTCAAACTTCAGTGCTTCATGTCAGGTAGTAACCctgaagaggagcagagagagtcctgctgctggaggaaCACATGgtcctgcagagagacacacagctgtcagaaaTTCACGTCAAACTGGTCCAAGAGACCTGCAATCCCTGGTTTCTGATCAGTTAGAGGACAAAGGCAACTTTAAATCACTTCAGTCATGTCTGGAGTGAGAAACACTCTGTGGGGTAAAATCAAGGTTTTAACTTCTAGTTCAAAGTTTCTTTAACTAAAGGTTCATCAGGAGTCACAAACCTGCAGGAGGTCCTTAAGCTGGTCTAATAAAACTGTACAGAGCCCTTCAGTCTGAAAACTTTATACTTCGAGTCAATGATTTGAAGGTGACAAGCGAAATATCCCTGAAATTCActggttgttgtgtttcatAAAAGCAGTGGGTGATGGTGACTGAAGAACAGGAGCAGGACTTTGGTTCAGCACAAACCTGCTGAAAGTGATGCAGTAAAATTGTAAACTGGTCTATGATCAGCTCCTTAGTGAACAAACATCCTGAAAAACCAGGGTCACTTACAGCTGAGAATCTTTTATTCTGAGAGGCTGAATCCTGATCCTCAAAACCTGTAACTTGTCTCCTCAATCTGAGAGTCTGAAATCCTCCTCTGGTCTGTGAAGACTCTGATTCAGTTTGATGAAGGTTTTAAGTAAATTCCCAGTCCGGTTAAATCGAGCCTCCCGTTCATCACAGCTCTTATCTAAGTTTCTGTTTTCTAATACAATTGGGTAATTTTTATGGTAAAAAGCCAAACTGGATCCTCTGAGCTGGAATTTCTCTTTGAGTCAAAGTGACTGACGCGGTTTGATTCTCCACTGAAAAGCGACTCAGACCCAGAGACCCAGACCCGCTCCTGAACAAAACTCAACACAAAGAAGCTGAAACTTGACCGCAAACActtttctgactttctgctgaAGCTTTGCTCAAATCTGAAAAACGGTGAAACGATTTTAATCCGGATTAAAGGCAGAATTTTACCTTAAGGCAGAGTCCGGAGGAAAACGGTCCGACAGCGGGGCGAGACGGAGCGGAGaggggccacacacacacacacacagagagagagagagagagagagacgcgcgcgctgaggatgatgatgacgatgaagaTGCTGCCCTTCTCCAGAGCTCCTcgttatatttttttctcctttattctTCAGGAAAACAGATCAGATCAAGAACGAAACtaataaatatgtttattaATAGTCAAGctcatatttacatttaaagacgttttataaagaaaaaaataatcgtTTTATTGCAAGAGGTAAAAATAATAAAGGTCAGAGCTTTAAGTGGAGCTGGTGCTGAAAATGTTTACCACAGCGTTTCTGtcattcataataataaaaaagagaaatataaatGATAACTATGAAACAACGGAGGAACAAAGCAACACAAGTATTAAAAATCACAGCAACAAAGAGCTGCACAAATAAATCAGCACTGagtaaaacaaagtgaaaaaataaagatgtaaattaaaagaaaaaaaaattaagtggaAATCAAGAGGATGAAATAAAATCAGAGAATAACcaataagaaaaacaagaaaaacggACTGAACAGGTCCTGAAGGAATCAGCAGGATTCTACtgatttaaatataaatcaaacACCTGTCATCTGTTATATCTatacacaataataatataCTGGTATAATGATACAAATATTAGCTCTTTTGTTTCCATCCAGCTGAACcaacccaccccccaccctcttTACCCCCTCCACCCTTCCATATTGACTCCAGCTCTGACTTCAACATCTGACCCCCATCATATCTGCAATGTCAGCAGGGGTGCTAAGGGTGGGTagggtgtgtgcttgtgtgtgtgtgtgtggggggggggggaggggtaGCTGTGGTGGCTGATGAGCTGTGACCTTTTGCAAAACACAGTGTTTGGTTGAGGCTCCTTCtccccctcagatttatctggaGAGCCTTAGGAGGAGCCCCCACCCCTTGTAAAGTATCTACCTGtgtataaagtagttaaaaccaGCTCCACCTGGATCAGCAGGTGCTCTGATGCTCAGATTCATGTGAACCTCAGCTCCTCAGAGGTTGAACATCCACAGGACATGATGAGGTCATGAACGACACCAGCTCATGGAGGTGCTTTGTGGGATCGGCACTCTGGGATGTCAGTGTTGCGGCCTCACTTCCTGTCCAGGTGGCTCAGCTGGTCGTACTGGAACAATTCGTGAACTCCAGTCCGTTACCATGGATCTCTAAGACGAAC includes:
- the s1pr1 gene encoding sphingosine 1-phosphate receptor 1 — encoded protein: MAEPSYSDLIAKHYNYTGKFRKTEQDSGLKADSVVFIIVCCFIILENILVLTTIWRTKKFHKPMYYFIGNLALSDLLAGVVYTANILLSGANTYKLTPTQWFFREGSMFVALAASVFSLLAIAIERHLTMLKMKLHNNGNTFRVFLLISTVWMIAAVLGGLPVMGWNCIQSMTQCSTVLPLYHKTYILFCTTVFSIILMAIVVLYARIYVLVRTRSRKLVFRKVSNGRSNAGTNSKSSEKSLALLKTVIIVLSCFIACWAPLFILLLLDVACETLSCPILYKAEWFLALAVLNSAMNPLIYTLTSNEMRRAFLKTLLCCTACIRPRGKFTGPIVGAEFSRSKSDNSSHPNKEEVEYSPRETMVASSGNAASSS